Proteins from a genomic interval of Trichoderma breve strain T069 chromosome 2, whole genome shotgun sequence:
- a CDS encoding proteolipid membrane potential modulator domain-containing protein: MPFTTSDICKIILAIILPPIGVFLERGCGADLLINILLTILGYFPGIIHALYIILKY, from the exons ATGCCTTTCACCACTAG cgATATCTGCAAGATTATTCTTGCCATCATTCTGCCGCCCATCGGTGTCTTCCTCGAGCGAGGCTGCGGTGCAGACCTCTTGATCAACATCCTTCTCACAATCCTGG GTTACTTCCCTGGTATCATCCACGCTCTGTACATCATATTGAAATACTAA